The Candidatus Omnitrophota bacterium genome contains the following window.
ACTTTTACGGCGCGAGATATTACGACCCTGAGATAGGCAGATTCATCACTCCGGACACAATAGTCCAGGCGCCAAGTGATCCCCAAAGCCTCAACCGCTATGCCTACTGCCGAAACAATCCTTTAAATCTAATTGACCCAAGCGGACATGGTTGGTTTAGCAAGTTCTTTGCGAAAAATGCAGGCGTAATAGGTCTTTTGTTCGGCTTTACTGGTTTGGTTATTGGGAGCATAATCACAGGTAATTGGGGACCTACCCAAAATATAGCAATATCTACTGCATCTGCCTTTGTTTTTTCTGGATTTAATCCTGTTGCTGCAGCTGGTGCCTTCATTGCCTCATCCATCTTAGAAACTCAACCTGGCATAGAATACGTCCAATGGCAAGGAGAACAAGTTTTTGACGATGTATTTGGTATGCGTCCAAAAGCTGCTTATATGTGGTCATATGTCGCCACAGATATTGCTCTAACTTTGACATTTGAAGCAATGGTTGCTAGTTTGGTGGCTGATCCGGCAACAGTAAGCAAAAATGCTGTTTTATCCAAAGACATCGAAAATCCTAAAGGATACGATCCTTGGGGCAGATTTCCGGGAGCTGAAAATATAGATAAAAGTAGGGCAGGATTTACATTCGAAGAAATGAATAAATTGACCAATAAAGTAGGTGATGCTTTAGCGGTAACCGGTAAGGGTGCAAAGTCAGGAGGACTGTCAAAAATAATTCCTGGTACACAATTAGATCCTATACACGTGGGAGCAATATCTTCTAAATTCCCTAAAGCAGGAGCACCAAAACCTAGTGTTGGATGGTGGTATGGTACATTGTTTGGTACTTGTCATCAAGCTTCAAATGCAACTTTACTCGCAGGAGGTATAAGTAGTACAGTAGTTAATGTATATCCT
Protein-coding sequences here:
- a CDS encoding RHS repeat-associated core domain-containing protein, with the translated sequence FYGARYYDPEIGRFITPDTIVQAPSDPQSLNRYAYCRNNPLNLIDPSGHGWFSKFFAKNAGVIGLLFGFTGLVIGSIITGNWGPTQNIAISTASAFVFSGFNPVAAAGAFIASSILETQPGIEYVQWQGEQVFDDVFGMRPKAAYMWSYVATDIALTLTFEAMVASLVADPATVSKNAVLSKDIENPKGYDPWGRFPGAENIDKSRAGFTFEEMNKLTNKVGDALAVTGKGAKSGGLSKIIPGTQLDPIHVGAISSKFPKAGAPKPSVGWWYGTLFGTCHQASNATLLAGGISSTVVNVYPHWSTFLSTAVYGNYGGGLIRSVATAINANQDYQK